One window of the Shimwellia blattae DSM 4481 = NBRC 105725 genome contains the following:
- the sufD gene encoding Fe-S cluster assembly protein SufD — protein MAGLPNSNGSGALQQWHRLFEHQAPARSEYATRHLNQLLRAGLPTSKDEEWKYTRLDKLLGHGFMMAAPAAVSPGQCAALKLVPEALYLVFVDGIFSPQLSDAWQDSGYQIAVDNQREGLPEPVHPEVFLHLTESLSASVTHIQLAPGACPERPLVLLHISSGGLPDSTPADSLNTVHYRHHLTLAPGACATVIEHFVSLDEGAHFTGGRLTMEVGANARLEHYKLAFENGASYHFAHNDLRIERDAQVHSNSFLLGAGVLRHHTSCELNGENISLRLNSLALPVGSEVCDTRTWLAHNRGYCNSRQLHKTIVRDKGRAVFNGLITVAPHAIKTDGQMTNNNLLLGRLAEVDTKPQLEIYADDVKCSHGATVGRLDDEQLFYLRSRGIDETAAREMILHAFAGELTEAITIVPLRHQVLARVAARFAGGRYDVVS, from the coding sequence ATGGCTGGCTTACCGAACAGTAATGGCAGCGGTGCGCTGCAGCAGTGGCACCGGCTGTTTGAACACCAGGCCCCGGCGCGCAGTGAATATGCCACCCGGCACCTGAACCAGCTGCTGCGCGCGGGCCTGCCCACCAGCAAAGACGAAGAGTGGAAATACACCCGGCTCGATAAGCTGCTGGGCCACGGGTTTATGATGGCCGCCCCGGCCGCCGTGAGCCCCGGGCAGTGTGCGGCCCTGAAGCTGGTGCCAGAGGCGCTGTACCTGGTGTTTGTGGACGGGATCTTCAGCCCGCAACTGAGCGATGCCTGGCAGGATTCCGGGTATCAGATTGCGGTGGATAACCAGCGGGAAGGGCTGCCGGAGCCGGTGCACCCGGAGGTGTTTTTGCACCTCACGGAAAGCCTCTCTGCCAGCGTGACCCATATTCAGCTGGCCCCCGGAGCCTGCCCTGAGCGGCCGCTGGTGCTGCTGCATATCAGCAGCGGCGGGCTGCCTGACAGCACCCCCGCAGACAGCCTGAATACCGTGCATTACCGGCACCACCTGACCCTGGCGCCGGGGGCCTGTGCCACGGTAATTGAGCACTTCGTGAGCCTGGACGAGGGGGCGCACTTTACCGGTGGCCGCCTGACCATGGAGGTGGGGGCGAACGCCCGGCTGGAGCACTACAAACTGGCCTTTGAAAATGGCGCCAGCTACCACTTTGCCCATAATGATCTGCGCATCGAACGGGATGCACAGGTCCACAGCAACAGCTTTTTACTGGGGGCCGGGGTGCTGCGCCACCACACCAGCTGCGAGCTGAATGGCGAAAATATCTCCCTGCGCCTGAATAGCCTGGCGCTGCCGGTGGGCAGCGAGGTCTGCGATACCCGCACCTGGCTTGCCCACAATCGCGGCTACTGTAACAGCCGCCAGCTGCATAAAACTATCGTCCGGGATAAAGGCCGGGCGGTGTTTAACGGGCTTATCACTGTGGCTCCCCACGCCATTAAAACCGACGGCCAGATGACCAACAATAATCTGCTGCTCGGGCGGCTGGCGGAGGTGGACACCAAACCGCAGCTGGAGATCTACGCAGACGATGTGAAATGTAGCCACGGGGCAACGGTCGGGCGGCTGGATGACGAGCAGCTGTTTTATCTGCGCTCCCGGGGGATTGACGAGACCGCCGCCCGCGAGATGATCCTCCACGCCTTTGCCGGGGAGCTGACAGAGGCCATCACCATTGTGCCGCTGCGCCACCAGGTGCTGGCGCGGGTGGCGGCGCGCTTTGCCGGAGGTCGCTATGATGTTGTCAGCTGA
- the sufS gene encoding cysteine desulfurase SufS, translating into MMLSAEDIRRQFPALHQEVNGHPLVYLDSAASAQRPEAVIEAEAGFYRQGYAAVHRGIHTLSAEATGRMEAVREQVGQFIHAAGPQEIVFVRGTTEAINLVANSWGSANVGPEHNIVISLMEHHSNIVPWQLLCQRTGAELRVINLLADGSLDLAHFHQLLDNRTALVAITEVSNVLGVTNPVADMAAAAHRVGAKVLVDGAQAVMHHPVDVQALGCDFYAFSGHKMYAPTGIGVLWARQALLDAMPPWQGGGAMIANVSLSQGTTWAEAPWRFEAGTPHTGGIIGLGAAITWLASLGMNSIQARETALMAYASEALQAVPDLTLYGPAGRTGVLAFNLGRHHAYDVGSFLDNYGIAVRTGHHCAMPLMAFWGVAAMCRASLAIYNTEAEIDLLVAGLQRIHRLLA; encoded by the coding sequence ATGATGTTGTCAGCTGAAGATATCCGCCGCCAGTTTCCGGCCCTTCACCAGGAGGTCAACGGCCATCCGCTGGTGTATCTGGACAGCGCGGCCAGCGCCCAGCGCCCGGAGGCGGTGATCGAGGCGGAAGCCGGTTTTTACCGCCAGGGGTATGCGGCGGTGCATCGCGGGATCCACACCCTCAGTGCTGAGGCCACCGGCCGTATGGAGGCGGTGCGTGAGCAGGTGGGGCAGTTTATCCATGCGGCCGGGCCGCAGGAGATTGTTTTTGTTCGCGGCACCACAGAGGCCATCAACCTGGTGGCGAACAGCTGGGGGTCAGCGAACGTGGGCCCGGAGCATAACATTGTCATCAGCCTGATGGAGCACCACTCTAATATCGTGCCCTGGCAGCTCCTGTGCCAGCGCACCGGGGCTGAGTTGCGGGTGATTAACCTGCTGGCGGATGGCTCGCTGGATCTGGCCCATTTTCACCAGCTGCTGGATAACCGCACCGCACTTGTGGCGATAACCGAGGTCTCCAATGTGCTGGGGGTGACCAACCCGGTTGCTGATATGGCGGCGGCGGCCCACCGGGTGGGGGCGAAGGTGCTGGTCGACGGGGCCCAGGCCGTGATGCACCACCCGGTGGATGTGCAGGCCCTGGGCTGCGATTTTTATGCCTTCTCAGGCCATAAGATGTATGCCCCCACCGGCATTGGCGTGCTGTGGGCCAGGCAGGCGCTGCTGGATGCAATGCCCCCCTGGCAGGGGGGCGGCGCCATGATAGCAAACGTCAGCCTCAGCCAGGGGACAACCTGGGCCGAGGCCCCCTGGCGCTTTGAGGCAGGCACCCCCCACACAGGCGGCATTATTGGCCTGGGGGCGGCCATCACCTGGCTGGCGTCGCTGGGGATGAACAGTATACAGGCGCGGGAAACCGCGCTGATGGCCTACGCCAGTGAGGCGCTACAGGCGGTGCCGGATTTGACCCTCTACGGGCCGGCCGGGCGCACCGGGGTGCTGGCCTTTAATCTGGGCCGCCATCATGCTTATGATGTCGGCAGTTTTCTTGATAATTACGGTATTGCCGTACGCACCGGCCACCACTGCGCCATGCCGCTTATGGCGTTCTGGGGCGTGGCGGCCATGTGCCGGGCCTCGCTGGCTATCTATAACACTGAGGCTGAAATAGACCTGCTGGTGGCCGGTCTGCAGCGCATTCACCGGTTACTGGCCTGA
- the sufE gene encoding cysteine desulfuration protein SufE, with translation MALMPDRDKLVRNFSRCANQEEKYLYIIELGQRLAPLPAEYHRDAFQIQGCQSQVWITMTRGDDGVVVLQGDSDAALVKGLIAVVFILYQQMTAADILAFDVRPWFEKLHLTQYLTPSRTQGLEAMIRAIRTRAANLS, from the coding sequence ATGGCGCTAATGCCGGACAGAGACAAACTGGTGCGCAACTTTTCCCGCTGCGCAAACCAGGAGGAAAAATACTTATATATCATCGAGCTCGGGCAGCGGCTGGCGCCGTTACCCGCAGAGTACCACCGGGATGCCTTTCAGATTCAGGGCTGCCAGAGCCAGGTGTGGATCACCATGACCCGGGGGGACGACGGGGTGGTGGTGCTACAGGGCGACAGCGACGCGGCGCTGGTGAAGGGGCTCATTGCCGTGGTGTTTATTCTCTATCAGCAGATGACCGCGGCGGACATTCTGGCCTTTGATGTGCGCCCGTGGTTTGAAAAGCTCCACCTGACTCAGTACCTGACCCCTTCACGGACCCAGGGCCTGGAGGCGATGATTCGTGCGATCCGCACCAGAGCGGCTAATCTTAGCTAA
- the ldtE gene encoding L,D-transpeptidase LdtE has translation MKSAYVVTFSLLCTLVAPRAALSVDYPLPPPGSRLIGHNQIYVVPDDKKNLEYIAEKFDTGVLLLLEANNTVDPFLPKAGSELTIPSQMLLPDTPREGIVINLAELRLYYYPPGGKHVEVYPLGIGQLGRETPEMVTRIIQKIPNPTWTPTANIRARSAAQGIKLPAVVPAGPNNPLGRYALRLEKGGGEYLIHGTNARNSVGLRVSSGCMRMRAGDIKALFSQVAWGTRVQIVNEPVKYSVEPDGKRYIEVHQPLSRNDWENPQTVPITLTSAASKFIDNPLSDQAAIDKAITRRAGYPVQVNTGADGAKKQEVRPVNKHRRTSELTEQRSTTQGRDHS, from the coding sequence ATGAAAAGCGCGTATGTGGTTACTTTTAGCCTGCTCTGCACGCTTGTCGCGCCCCGGGCAGCCCTGTCTGTTGATTATCCTCTTCCCCCTCCCGGCAGCCGTTTAATCGGCCATAACCAGATATATGTTGTGCCTGATGACAAGAAAAACCTTGAATATATAGCTGAGAAATTTGATACCGGTGTTTTATTATTGCTGGAGGCCAACAACACAGTAGATCCGTTTTTACCAAAAGCCGGCTCAGAATTGACAATTCCTTCCCAAATGTTACTGCCGGATACCCCCCGGGAGGGCATCGTAATTAACCTTGCAGAATTGAGGCTTTATTATTATCCCCCGGGCGGGAAGCACGTAGAAGTTTATCCTCTGGGGATCGGCCAGCTGGGGCGGGAAACACCAGAAATGGTGACGCGCATTATTCAAAAAATTCCTAATCCTACCTGGACACCCACCGCAAATATTCGTGCCAGGTCGGCCGCACAGGGAATAAAATTACCGGCCGTTGTGCCCGCCGGGCCGAATAACCCGCTGGGCCGCTATGCGCTGCGCCTGGAAAAAGGGGGCGGAGAATATCTGATTCACGGTACTAACGCCCGTAACAGTGTTGGTCTGCGGGTGAGTTCTGGCTGCATGCGGATGCGCGCCGGGGATATCAAAGCCCTGTTTAGCCAGGTGGCCTGGGGAACCCGGGTACAAATCGTCAATGAGCCGGTCAAGTACAGTGTGGAGCCTGACGGTAAGCGCTATATCGAGGTACACCAGCCTCTGTCACGCAACGACTGGGAAAACCCGCAAACGGTGCCGATTACGCTCACCAGCGCCGCCAGCAAGTTTATCGATAACCCTCTGAGCGATCAGGCCGCTATCGATAAAGCCATCACCCGCAGGGCCGGATACCCGGTACAGGTCAATACGGGGGCAGACGGGGCAAAAAAGCAGGAGGTGCGCCCGGTAAATAAACACAGGAGAACTTCGGAGCTGACAGAGCAGCGGAGCACAACTCAGGGCAGGGATCACAGCTAG
- the lpp gene encoding murein lipoprotein Lpp, which yields MNRTKLVLGAVILGSTLLAGCSSNAKIDQLSSDVQTLNAKVDQLSNDVNAMRSDVQAAKDDAARANQRLDNMATKYRK from the coding sequence ATGAATCGTACTAAACTGGTACTGGGCGCGGTAATCCTGGGTTCTACTCTGCTGGCTGGTTGCTCCAGCAACGCTAAAATCGATCAGCTGTCTTCTGACGTTCAGACTCTGAACGCTAAAGTTGACCAGCTGAGCAACGACGTGAACGCAATGCGTTCTGACGTTCAGGCTGCTAAAGACGACGCTGCTCGTGCTAACCAGCGCCTGGACAACATGGCTACTAAATACCGTAAATAA